A stretch of Telopea speciosissima isolate NSW1024214 ecotype Mountain lineage chromosome 11, Tspe_v1, whole genome shotgun sequence DNA encodes these proteins:
- the LOC122644749 gene encoding uncharacterized protein LOC122644749 produces the protein MDPTKYLFEKPTLTRRMARWLLLLSKFDITYVNQKFVKGRAISNHLAAFPVKTDSQSTEDSFPDEDLYLVEEDQNEGWQLYFDGATNQKGFRAGVLLVTPEDFYLPIAFRLEFRCTNNIAEYEACVVGLEMALSVGVEKIRVFGESSVVICQIQGKWRTKDEKLKP, from the coding sequence ATGGATCCAACCAAATATCTCTTCGAGAAACCAACATTGACCAGAAGAATGGCCAGGTGGTTATTGTTACTGTCGAAATTTGATATAACCTATGTCAATCAAAAATTCGTaaaagggcgagcaatctcaAATCATTTGGCGGCATTTCCTGTGAAGACTGATTCACAGTCGACGGAGGATTCCTTCCCCGATGAAGATCTATACTTGGTAGAAGAAGACCAAAATGAAGGATGGCAATTATATTTTGATGGAGCTACAAATCAAAAGGGGTTTAGGGCAGGGGTATTGCTCGTAACCCCAGAAGATTTTTACTTACCCATAGCGTTCCGATTGGAATTCCGTTGCACCAATAatatagcagagtatgaagcctGTGTCGTTGGGTTGGAAATGGCCTTGTCCGTAGGAGTGGAAAAGATCAGAGTCTTCGGAGAGTCCTCTGTTGTAATTTGTCAAATTCAAGGGAAATGGAGGACTAAGGACGAGAAGTTAAAGCCTTAG